The region CCTGAAGCGCAAATGAGCGATGAAGACACCCGGCATGTCGCCGGTCTGATGCGCATCAACCATACCGGCGAAGTCTGCGCCCAGGCGCTGTATCAGGGTCAGGCACTGACCGCCAAGCTGCCGAAAGTGCGCGCCGCCATGGAACATGCCGCCGAAGAAGAAATCGATCACCTGGTCTGGTGCGAACAACGCATTCATCAGTTGGGTAGTCACACCAGCATTCTGAACCCACTGTTTTATGGCATGTCGTTCGGGATTGGCGCCGTCGCCGGGTTGATCAGCGACAAGGTCAGTCTGGGATTTGTTGCCGCTACAGAGCATCAGGTCTGTAAACACTTGAACGAGCATCTTGAGCAACTGCCGGCCGAAGACGAAAAGTCTCGAGCGATTCTTGAGCAAATGCGGATTGATGAAGAACATCACGCCGAAAGCGCGCTGGAGGCTGGTGGTTTTCGATTCCCGGCGCCGGTGAAGTTCGGGATGAGTCTTTTGGCCAAGGTGATGACCAAGAGTACTTATCGGATCTGATAGCTCGGTTGCCTGATAGGACCTCTTCGCACGGTTTATCGAGCAGACCGCAATAAAAAAAGGCGACTACCGCTAAGTAGTCGCCTTTTTTGTACCCGAAAATCTTAGCTCGGCATGTTGCGCGCGTAGAAGATTTCCAGCATTTCGTGTTTCACACGATCAGTCACCTGGGCACGTTGCTCAGAGGACAGACTGTTGGTCGCGTCGCCGAACAGGTAGTTATCCAGTTCGAAGTTCTTCAACAGCATTTTGGTGTGGAACAGGTTTTCCTGATACACGTTCACGTCAGTCATCTGGTAACTGTCGCGGGTGTCTTCGGAGAGGTAATTCTGGATCGAGTTGATTTCGTGGTCGATGAAGTGCTTTTTGCCTTCAACGTCACGAGTGAACCCGCGCACGCGATAATCCACGGTCACGATGTCCGAATCGAACTGGTGAATCAGGAAGTTGAGCGCTTTAAGCGGTGAAATGACGCCACAGGTCGACACGTCAATGTCCACACGGAAGGTTGCAATACCGTCCACCGGATGGATTTCCGGGTAGGTGTGCACCGTGATGTGGCTCTTGTCGAGGTGGGCCAGGATAATCTCGGGCAACGGGCCCGGGGACTCTTCGATCTGGCTGTCGGTCGGGGTTACCGGCTCTTCAGAGATCAGAATCGTGACGCTGGCGCCCTGTGGGTCGTAGTCCTGACTGGCGATGTTCAGGATGTTGGCACCAATGATATCGACAACTTCTGTGAGGATCTGCGTCAGGCGCTTCGCGTTGTACTCTTCATTGATGTACTCGACGTAAGCCTGTTGGTCTTGCGGGGTTTCCGCGTAGCAGATGTCATAGATGTTGAAGCTCAAGGTCTTTGTCAGGTTATTGAACCCGTGGAGCTTGAGTTTGCTTTTCACCGTTAAAAACTCTCTATGTATTGCGGCCCAGGCCGCGTGATCAAGCATGCCCGTCAAATGCGAACAACGCACCTGCGTAGGACGGTTAACACCTCTTCGCGATGGCGATTTTGGTTGTCTGTTCGGGTGTGCGGCCTGTCGGGTGACGGGCCACGACCCTGAAAAAAGTGGCGCATTATGCAGACGTCAGCTATGGATCGCCAGAGTCTGCACCGCTTTTATGATAGTTGAATGTCGAATCAACCGAGTTCGATGATTTCGTAATCGTGGGTAATGGCCACGCCAGCCGCGCCGAGCATGATCGAAGCCGAGCAATACTTCTCGGCAGACAGTTCGATGGCGCGTTTAACCTGGGCTTCTTTCAAGCCTCGGCCCTTGACCACAAAGTGCATATGGATCTTGGTGAAGACCTTCGGATCCTCAGTCGCGCGCTCGGCTTCAAGGAACGCTTCGCAGCTCTCGACGGCCTGGCGGGACTTCTTGAGGATGCTGACCACATCGAAATTGCTGCAACCGCCGACGCCCAGCAGGAGCATTTCCATTGGGCGTACACCCAGGTTACGGCCGCCGGCTTCCGGCGGACCGTCCATGACCACGACATGACCGCTGCCGGACTCACCGAGGAACATGGCTTCGCCAGCCCATTGGATGCGTGCCTTCATCGCCAAGACTCCACTGTCTAAAAAAGGGTCGCCAGCTTAGCACAGGGGCCTGGAATGACAGCGTTTCGCGGTCCTAGGACGCGTGTACCAACTGCGTAGGTAAATTCTCAAATCTTGAGGGAATGTGTCTGTTAAGCTGGCGCCAATTCGCTGGCGCATGGCCAGCTATAAAGCGAATGAAAAAATCGCAGGCTTTACTCGCTCCTACAAAAAAACCAAGACACCGTGCAGTCTTTTCGGGATACAACCATGGTTGCTATTACCCCCACACCCAAGATCAAGAACCTCGACAAGCTGTTGATGCATTGCCAGCGCCGTCGTTATGCGGCCAAGAGCAATATCATCTGTGCCGGCGATCGTTCTGAAACACTGTTCTTCATCATCAAGGGCTCGGTCACGATCCTGATCGAGGACGACGACGGCCGCGAGATGATCATCTCCTACCTGAACGCCGGGGACTTCTTCGGCGAGCTGGGGTTGTTCGAACAGGCCGGCCTGGAACAGGAACGCAGTGCCTGGGTACGCGCCAAAATCGAATGCGAAGTCGCGGAAATCAGCTACGCGAAATTCCGCGAGTTATCCCAACAAGATCCAGACATTCTTTACGTGCTCAGCGGACAAATCGCACAGCGCCTGCGCAATACCACGCGCAAAGTCGGCGACCTGGCCTTCTTTGATGTGACCGGTCGCGTCGCCCGCTGCTTGCTGGAACTGTGCAAGCAGCCGGATGCCATGACCCACCCGGACGGAATGCAGATCAAAGTAACCCGTCAGGAAATCGGGCGGATTGTCGGGTGTTCCCGAGAGATGGTTGGCCGCGTGCTCAAGGATCTTGAGGAACGCAACCTGGTGGATGTCAAAGGCAAGACCATGGTGGTCTTCGGCACGCGTTAAGCCTCGAACATCCCGGCCAGCATTTGGCGGTAGAGCGTGTCGAGGCGTTCCAGTGCATCCGGCGCGGCAAACTTTTCATGCAAGGCGATGTGGCTTTCGGCGCGAACCCGCTGCTCGAGGCCGCACGCCTCATTGAAGCGGTTGACCGCCGCGACCATCGAGTCCCGTTCGTTATCCAGCAGCAACGCCCCGTGCACCAACCCTACCGGACGCTGGCCACCCTTGCTCTGGCGCCAACGCTGGGCGGTGCCAACCATCTTGCGACCGTCGAGGTTGACGTTGAAACGGCCATCGCAGAATGCGCCTTCGACTTCGCCCAACGACGATACGCCGCCCAGCTCATCCAGCAACTGGCAAATCGGATCGCAGAGTCGGCGATAGGCGGTTTCGATTCGGCTCTGGTCGCCCTCACTTCGGGGGGGCATAGACCAGTGCGATGTTGATGGTTGAGGCCGACTGCGGGACCGGTTCACCGCCGGTTTCGCGCAGCAGGACGGGCCAGCCGGCGGCGGCCGATACTTCACAGGCAGCTTCAAATCCTGGCAGGCGATTCAAACGCCGCGGCATGACGAGAGCACGGTCACTGGGTTGCCAGAACAGCAGACCGAATTCCGAATCACCGGTGCAGACATGGGCCAGCAGATCCTGCTCGGCGAGCAGGCCGGCTTCGGTCGTCAGGGAGGTAATCAGGGTCATAAGGAATTCCGTAGGACGTTAAGTCTGTGGTGAGTCTTATGCCGCCATCGCGAGCAAGTCCGCTCCCACAGTGGATCTCCAGTGCTGGCAGATTTCCTGTGGGAGCGAGCTTGCTCGCGATGCTTTTTTCAGTCGAGAGTCGAACCGCTCACCGCAGAACCACGTTCAGGGAAGAACAAACGCTGCAGTTCGGTGCCAGGGCTTTCGGCGCGCATGAAGGCTTCACCAACCAGGAACGCGTACACATCGCTGATTTCCATCAGCTCGACATCGGCCCGGTTGAAAATGCCGCTCTCGGTAATCACCAGGCGATCACGCGGAATGCGCGGCAACAAGTCGAGGGTGTTTTCCAGGCTGACTTCAAAGGTATGCAGGTTACGGTTGTTCACGCCCACCAGCGGCGTGTCGAGGGTTTTCAAGGCCCGCTCCAGCTCGTCGCCATCGTGAACTTCGACCAGCACATCGAGGCCAACGCTTTTGGCCACGGCCGCCAGCTCGGCCATTTTCACGTCGTCCAGAGCGGAGACGATCAACAGCACGCAGTCCGCGCCCAAGGCACGGGCTTCAACGATCTGGTACGGATCGATCATAAAGTCCTTGCGGATCACCGGCAGCTTGCACGCGGCGCGAGCCTGTTGCAGATACGCATCGGCACCCTGGAAGAAATCGATATCGGTGAGCACCGATAGGCATGTGGCGCCGCCCTTCTCGTAGCTCTTGGCGATGTCGGCGGGAACGAAGTTCTCGCGAATCACGCCTTTGCTCGGCGATGCTTTCTTGATTTCAGCAATCACCGCCGGCTGCTTGAGCTTGGCCTGGGCGATCAGTGCCTTGGCAAAACCACGGGGTGCATCAGCGGCCTTGGCCAGGTTTTCCAACTCGGCCAGGCTGACACGGGCGCTACGCTCGGCAACTTCCTGGACTTTGCGGGCCAGAATGTTCTCCAGAACCGTCGGTACACTCATCCCTCATTCTCCACTCGAAATACCGCGGTAAACGCACCCAACTCCTCGAGTTTCTCCCGAGCAAGGCCGGTGTGCAGCGCGTCGTGCGCCAGGGCAACGCCCTCTTTCAAACTTGTTGCATGGTCTGCGGCATACAGCGCGGCACCAGCATTGAGCACAATCATTTCGGCGGCTTTTTGGCCGTTCTCGGTCTTGCGTTTGCCCAAGGCATCGCGAATCAGTTCCAGCGAAGCCGCCGGGCTGTCGACCGACAGACCGTGCAGGCTCTGGCTCTTCATGCCCAAATCTTCCGGCTCGACCCAATACTCGGTGATCTGGTCGTTCTTCAGCTCCGCCACAAAGGTCGGCGCCGCGAGGCTGAATTCGTCCAGGCCATCTTTGGAGTGCACGACCAACACGTGCTTGCTGCCCAGACGTTGCAAAACTTCAGCCAATGGCCGGCACAACGCCTGGTTGAACACCCCCACCACCTGATGTTTCACGCCGGCCGGATTCGTAAGCGGGCCGAGCATGTTGAACAGAGTACGCAGGCCAAGATCCTTGCGCGGGCCGGCGGCATACTTCATGGCACTGTGGTGGGTCTGGGCAAACATGAAACCGATGCCGACGTTATCGATGCAGCGCGCGACCTGGACCGGCGTCAGGTTCAGGTAGATCCCGGCCGCCTCCAGCAGATCGGCGCTGCCGCTCTTGCCCGAGACCGCACGGTTACCGTGCTTGGCAACGGTACAACCGGCCGCCGCGACCACGAAGGAAGACGCGGTCGAGACGTTGAAGATATTCGCACCGTCACCGCCGGTGCCCACCACATCGACGACGCCGTCGAGGGTCTTGAGTTCGACCTTGTCTGCCAGCTCACGCATGACGGACACCGCGCCGACGATCTCGTCGATGCTTTCGCTCTTCATGCGCATGGCCATCATGAACGCGCCGATCTGCGCATCCGTGCATTGCCCGGTCATGATTTCGCGCATCACATCGCGCATTTCATCGGTGCTGAGGTCGAGGTGATCGACGATACGGCTCAGGGCTGTCTTGATATTCATGAAAAGTCCTTAGCGCGTGCCGCCGGTTTGTTTGAGAAAGTTGGCGAACAGCTCGTGACCCTGCTCGGTGAGGATCGACTCAGGGTGAAATTGCACCCCCTCGATGTTCAGCGTCTTGTGGCGCAGGCCCATGATCTCGTCGACCGAGCCGTCTTCAAGCTGGGTCCAGGCGGTCAATTCGAGACAATCGGGCAGAGTTTCGCGTTTAACAATCAACGAGTGGTAGCGCGTCACCGTCAGGGGATGATTCAGACCTTCGAATACGCCCTTGTCCTCGTGGAATACCGGGCTAGTCTTACCGTGCATCACTTGACGGGCGCGCACCACATCACCGCCAAAGGCTTGACCGATGGATTGGTGGCCGAGGCAAACGCCGAGGATTGGCAGCTTGCCGGCGAAGTGTTTGATCGCTTCGATGGAAATGCCGGCCTCGGTCGGGGTGCAAGGACCGGGGGACACGACGATGCGCTCTGGGTTGAGGGCTTCGATTTCGGCAATGGTGAGTTCATCGTTGCGCACGACTTTGACCTGGGAGCCGAGCTCACCAAGGTACTGCACAACGTTGTAGGTAAAAGAGTCGTAGTTATCGATCATCAGCAACATGACGTGGGGAACCTCTTGAATTCACTGACTTTTAAGACAGCCTTCGAATGATTACCCGCAGTGTGCTGCGCTTTGTCAGGTGCTGGAGTGGCGCCAGCAAAGCGGCATTTCATACAGGTAAAGAAGGCGAAGCGGTACAGGTCCGGCAGGGCCGGCAAAAGAATTCAGGCGCGCCAACGCCAGCGGGCGTGTGCCTTGATGACTTGATCCAGGAGTTTGCTGATGATCAACACGGGAAAGGTCTCATTCATACGTCTTGGCACAGTAACTTAGCTGGGCAGAGCGTGCAATATGGCGCACGCCAAGGCTTGTAAAACAATCGAAGGGGTCGCGACGGATGGCAAAAGGCCGGGAGTTTTTGGTACTGTCGTTTCGTTCTCTACAACAATAAATAAAACGGACTTGCTCATGATCAAACAGACGTTGTTTGTACCGCTCACCAGTTGCCTGCTCGCCCTGGCCTGCGCCCAGGCTAACGCGGCACCGACCCCTTACTCGAATTTCATCGTCTTTGGCGACAGCCTCAACGATGCCGGGACCTTTGCCGACACTGGCGGGCCTGCCGGGGCCACCGAGCGCTTCACTAACCGCACTGGCCCGATCTACACCGACGGTAGCGGCGAAGTCCGCTCGTTCAACGCCACGCAGATCCTGGGCGGCAAGCTTGGGTTCACACCGGACCAGACAGCGTCCTCTTCCTCGGCAGTACGCGCCGGTGAAGGCCTGCCCGATGGCAACAACTGGGCTGTGGGCGGCTACCGAACCGACCAGATTCTCGATTCGATCACGAGTACCTCCGCCACCGGCGAACGTACCCGCGCGGGCTATCTGCCGTCGAACAACTTCCGCGCCGACCCGAATGCGCTGTATTACCTCTCGGGCGGTGGTAATGACTTCCTTCAGGGGCGCGTGACCAGCCTGCCCCAGGCCAGCGCCGCCGCCGATCGCCTGGTCAGCAGCGTGCAAACCCTGCAACAGGCCGGCGCCCGCTACATCATGGTCTGGTTGCTGCCGGATATCGGCTTTACCCCGGCTTTCAACGGTTCGCCACTGCAAGCGTTCACGTCCCAGCTCAGCGCCCAGTTCAACACTGAACTGGTGAGCCAACTGCAGACCGTCAATGCCAACATCATCCCGCTGAACATTCCGGTGCTGCTTAAAGAGACGTTTGCCAATCCGGCGCAATTCGGCCTGGCCACCGACCAGAACCTGAGCGCCACTTGCTTCAGCGGCGACGGTTGCACTGCGAATGCCCGATACGGCATCAACAGTGCGACCCCAGACCCGACCAAGCTGATCTACAACGACTCGGTTCACCCAACCGAAGCCGGACAGCGTCTGATTGCCGATTACGCTTACTCCCTGCTGTCCGCACCTTGGGAAGCAAGTCTGCTGCCGGAAATGGCCCAAGGCACCCTGCGCGCGCATCAGGATGAATTGCGCAACCAATGGCTGGCCGACTGGGAGAACTGGCAAGGCGTTGGTCAATGGCGGGCGATTGTCTCTGCCGGCGGACAACATCAAGACTTCGACAGCCAGCGCAGCGGCGGCGCCAGTGCTGACGGCAATGGTTACAACCTGAACGTCGGTGGCAGCTACCGGCTCAACGAAGCGTGGCGAGTTGGCCTCGCGGCCGGTTTCTACAACCAGAAACTCGAAGCAGGCAGTAACGACTCGGACTACAAGCTGAACACTTATATGGGTACGGCGTTTGCCCAGTATCAGCAGAATCGCTGGTGGGGTGACGTAGCCATGACTGCCGGGCATCTGGACTACGACAGCCTCAAACGCAAATTCCAGTTGGGGGTCAACGAACGCGGGGAGAAAGGCGATACCGACGGTTATGTACTTGGTATCAGCGGTCGCCTGGGTTACGACATCGCGCCAGAAGCCACCAGCCCGTGGCATTTGTCGCCGTTCGTGAGCGCCGACTTCTCCAAGGTAGAGGTCAACGGTTACTCGGAAAATGGCGCCGACTCCACCGCGCTGACGTTCGATGACCAGTCGCGCAACTCCCGGCGTCTTGGTCTGGGTATCCAGGGCAAGTATCAGATCACTCCGCAAACCCAGGTGTTTGGCGAACTGGCCCACGAGCGCGAGTACAACGACGATGCTCAGGACGTGACCATGAATCTCAACAGCCTGCCGAACAACCAATACACCTTGGCCGGCTACACCCCGCAGACCAACCTGAACCGCCTGAACCTGGGCGTGAGCCACAACCTCACCAAGGAACTGGCACTGCGTGCCAGCTACAACATCCGCAGGGATGATGACTTTACCCAGCAGGGCGTCAACTTAGGGGTCAGCCTGGACTTCTAAACCTCAGGCATAAAAAACGCGGAGCCCTCACAGGCGCCGCGTTTTTTTGCTGAACACTTATTGTGGCGAGGGGCTTGCCCCCATTCGGCTGCGCAGCAGTCGCAAATCCAGGCGACTCGGTAGGCCTGAAAGAGCTTGGGGCCGCTCCGCGCCCCAACGGGGCAAGCCCCTCGCCACAACAGCTCGTTCACACAGGATTACCGGTGGAATCAGCTTTCCGGAGTTTGCTCGGCCAACGCCACGGCGCGGAACATCGCGCGGCGCTTGTTCAGGGTTTCTTCCCATTCCAGCGCCGGCACCGAGTCGGCAACGATGCCGCCACCGGCCTGCACGTGCAGCTCGCCGTCCTTGATCACCGCGGTACGGATCGCAATCGCGGTGTCCATGTTGCCGTTCCAGGCGAAGTAACCGACCGCACCGCCGTAGACGCCACGCTTGACCGGTTCCAGTTCGTCGATGATTTCCATCGCACGGATCTTAGGAGCCCCAGACAAAGTGCCCGCCGGCAGAATCGCCCGCAGAGCATCCATCGCCGTCAGCCCGGCCTTCAATTGCCCGGTGACGTTGGACACGATGTGCATCACGTTGGAATAACGCTCGATGACCATCTTCTCGGTGAGTTTCACCGATCCGATTTCCGAGACCCGACCGGTGTCGTTGCGGCCAAGGTCGATCAGCATCAAGTGCTCGGCGATTTCCTTGTCATCCGACAGCAGGTCTTTTTCCAGCGCCAGATCCGCCTCTTCGTTGGCCCCGCGTGGGCGGGTGCCGGCAATCGGGCGCACGGTGATCAGGTTGTCTTCGACCCGCACCAGCACTTCCGGCGAACTGCCGACGACATGGAAGTCGCCGAAGTTGAAGAAGTACATATAAGGCGTCGGGTTGAAGCAACGCAGCGCCCGATACAAATCGATCGGCGCAGCCTTGAAGTCGATGGACATGCGCTGGGACGGCACGACCTGCATGCAGTCACCGGCCAGGATGTATTCCTTGATGGTATCGACGGCTTTTTCGTAATCGTCCTGGGTGAAACTCGAACGGAACACTGGGTCAGCCGATTGCTGCTTGCTGAAATCCAGGCCACGGCGCGGGGTGATCGGCTGGCGGAGTTTTTCCAGCAACGCTTCCAGACGCACATGACCTTGTTCGAAGGCATCCTCTTGCGACGGATCGGCCAGAACGATTGCGTGCATCTTGCCGGCGAGGTTGTCGAACACCACCACCGCGTCGGAAACCATCAGCAGAATGTCCGGCACGCCCAGCGGATCCGGGTTCGGGCATTTGCCCAGACGCTTCTCCACATAGCGCACGCAGTCATAACCGAAGTAACCCACCAAACCGCCATTAAAGCGCGGCAAGCCAGGGATGGTCGGCACGTTGTAGCGAGCTTTGAATTCTTCGACGAAGGCCAATGGATCTTCGGCTTCGTGGCTTTCGATCTCGACGCCGTCGTGGGTCACGCTGATGTGGTGATCGTGAACCCGCAACACGGTGCGGCACGGCAGGCCGATGATCGAGTAACGGCCCCACTTCTCGCCGCCCTGCACCGATTCCAGCAGGTAGGAGTTCGGCTCGTCGGCCAGTTTCAGGTAGATCGACAGCGGCGTGTCGAAGTCGGCCAGGGTTTCGCAGGCCATCGGGATACGGTTGTAGCCGGCAGCGGCCAAACGCAGGAATTCTTCGCGGATCATGGGGTAGCCTCGTGGCTTGAGGGTCTAACAGTCAGGTATGCAAACGCGCCGGTATGCCGGCCAGGAACAAGTCAGGCGCGCCAACGCCAGCGGGCCAGGGCCTTGATGACTTTCATCCAGAGTTTGCGAGTGACCACCACGATGGCGTTTCCAGAAGGGGGTTGAACAGCGTCGGGCAACGTTATCTCAGCCGCCAGATCCAGGCAACCGGGAATTAGCTTGCGCAGATCGTCGATCACCAGCGCCGGCGACTCTTCGGCAATCGGCCGGCCATGGTTGTAGCCATAACTCAGCGCCACGCACTTGACCCCGGCCGCTTTCGCCGCCAGCACATCGCTACGCGAATCGCCGACAAACAACGACTGCGACGCCGGGATGTTGGCCATTTTCATCACGAAAAACAGCGCAGCCGGATCGGGCTTCTTCTGCGGCAGGGTATCGCCGCCGATGATCCACTTGAAGTAGCGGCCAATCTTCATCTGATCCAGCAGCGGCGCGACAAAGCGCTCCGGCTTGTTGGTAATCAGCGCCATCTCGACGCCCTGCTTGTGCAGCCACTTCAGGGTGTCGCGCACGCCGGGATAAACCACGGTCAGTTCATGGCTCTCGCTATAAGCCTCCATGAAAATCGCCAGCGCGCCCTCAGCCTCACCGTCATCGACCGTCGAATGGTCGATGCCACCGGCCAGCGCGCGGCGCACCAGCACCGGCGCGCCGTTGCCGACCCACTCGCGCACCGACTCGAGGCCGGCGGGTTGGCGACCCATTTTGAGCAGCATGTTATCCACGGCAACCGCGAGGTCGGGGACCGAATCGATCAGCGTGCCATCCAGATCGAACATCACCAGCCGCGGCAGACGCCCCGGGAACAGCTGCTCAAAGCCACTCATGGGCGAGCCAGCGCCAGTTCGGCGCGCATCTTCTCGATCACTTCCTGGTAGTTCGGCGCATTGAAGATCGCCGAGCCGGCCACGAAGGTGTCGGCGCCAGCGGCGGCGATTTCGCGAATATTGTTCACGTTCACCCCACCGTCGATTTCCAGGCGAATGTCACGGCCGGACGCATCGATCAGCGCACGGGCCTGACGAAGTTTGTCGAGGGTGCCGGGAATAAACTTCTGCCCGCCGAAGCCTGGGTTGACGCTCATCAGCAAGATCATGTCGACCTTGTCCATCACGTACTCAAGCACGCTTAGCGGGGTTGCCGGGTTGAACACCAGGCCGGCCTTGCAGCCGCCCTCGCGGATCAGTTGCAGCGAACGGTCAACGTGTTGCGTGGCTTCCGGGTGGAAGGTGATGTAGGTCGCGCCGGCCTCGATGAGTCGCCAACGATGCGATCCACCGGGCTGACCATCAAATGTGCGTCGATCGGCGCGGTCACGCCGTACTTGCGCAATGCCGCGCAGACCATCGGGCCGATGGTCAGGTTGGGCACGTAATGGTTGTCCATGACATCGAAGTGCACGAAGTCGGCGCCAGCGGCCAGGACGTTGTCCACTTCTTCACCCAGGCGGGCGAAGTCGGCGGAGAGAATCGACGGAGCAATTACGAAGGGCTGCATGACGCACCTTATCTGAGCAGAATCACGATGGCGCGCATTGTATACCTCATGCTTTGACGCGCGCACTGTGACCGCGATGATTGGGCCTGCCTTCAATCGGCATTGTCCGCAGGCTCTAATACGCCGCCCGGTAGATCTTTTCGATATCGACGGCGCTCAATTTACGCGGATTGTTGCGCATCAGGCGCTCGATTCCCGCCGCTTCCACGGCCATCGCCGGGATCGCATCCTCGGGCACGCCGAAGCTGCGCAGGCCCCGCGGGATCTCTACCGCCGCACACAATGCAGTCATCGCTTCCACGGCTTTATCCGCCGCATCGGTGGCACTCAGGTGAGCGATCTTGACCCCCATGGCCTCGGCAATATCCTGCATGCGCTCGACACAGGCCATTTTGTTCCAGGTCATGACGTACGGCAGCAGCAAGGCGTTGCTGACGCCGTGGGCAATGTTGTAGCGCCCGCCCAGCGGATACGCCAACGCATGCACCGCACCGACCCCGGCATTGCCGAACGCCATGCCGGCCATCAGGCTGGCGGTGGCCATGTCTTCGCGGGCTTGCAGGTTGGCCGGGTTGGCATAGGCCTTGGGCAACGCCTGGGTAATCAGCTTGATGGCACCAATCGCCAGCGCGTCGGTGATCGCCGAGGCATTGAGCGACAGATAGGATTCGATAGCGTGCACCAGCGCATCGACGCCACTGGCGGCGGTGACACTGCGCGGGCAGGTCAGGGTCATTTGCGGGCTAACCAATGCCACGTCCGGCAATAGATAGTCGCTGACGATGCCTTTCTTCAACTGCGCGACCTTGTCGGAAAGGATCGCCACGTTGGTGACTTCGGAGCCGGTGCCGGCGGTGGTCGGAATGGCGATCAGCGGCGGGCCTTTGCGCGGCACCTGGTCGACGCCGAACAGATCTTCCAGCGCGCCGTGGTAACCGGCGTAGGCCGCCACGCTTTTGGCAATGTCGATGGCACTGCCGCCGCCCAGGCCGATCAGCCCGTCATGCCCGCCTTCGCGGTAGACACGCATGCAGTCTTCGACGATGGCGATTTCCGGGTCGGGCAGTACGCGGTCGAAAATCTCGTAGGTCCGGTCGCCGAGATGCGCCAACGCCAGCTCTACCGTACCGGACTTGACCAGGGCGGCGTCGGTGACGATCAGTGGGTTGTCGACATCAAGGCGTGTCAGCTCGGCCGCCAGTTGCTCGATGGCACCGGCGCCGGTGATCAGTTTGTGGGCAATTTTGAAAGAGGAAAGACTCATGTGCGCAGCCTCTTATCGCTAGGGGAGCTGGGCACAATAGTAGCTGGGGATTGGGGTTTGTCTGTTATTCAGGCAATGAATGACCAGAGATCTCGAACACCGCACAAAACCAATGTGGGAGCGAGCTTGCTCGCGATGACTGACTGACATTCAACATTGATGTCGACAGACAGTCCGCTATCGCGAGCAAGCTCGCGCCCACAGTTAATCGGTGTGTTGCTTCAGACCTGCGCAGTACGCAGCTTCTCGCTACGGCCACGCAACCATTCCAGGGTCAGCAGCAGGATCACCGAGAAGGCAATCAGCAGCGTCGCAGCGGCAGCAATCGTCGGGCTGAGGTTTTCGCGGATGCCGCTGAACATCTGCCGTGGCAAGGTCGCTTGTTCAGGACCGGCGAGGAACAGCGTCACCACCACTTCATCGAACGAGGTGGCGAAGGCGAACAACGCCCCGGAGATCACACCTGGCGCAATCAACGGCAAGGTCACCCGACGGAATGCCGTCAGCGGCGAAGCACCGAGGCTCGCAGCGGCCCGCACCAGGTTGTGGTTAAACCCCTGCAAGGTCGCCGATACCGTGATGATCACAAACGGCACGCCCAACACCGCGTGCACCACGATCAGCGAGGTATAGCTGTTGCCAAATCCCAGCGGCGCAAAGAACAGATAGCTGGCCACACCAATGATCACCACCGGCACCACCATCGGCGAAATCACCAGCGCCATCACCAGCGCCTTGCCCGGG is a window of Pseudomonas sp. 10S4 DNA encoding:
- the trpC gene encoding indole-3-glycerol phosphate synthase TrpC, translating into MSVPTVLENILARKVQEVAERSARVSLAELENLAKAADAPRGFAKALIAQAKLKQPAVIAEIKKASPSKGVIRENFVPADIAKSYEKGGATCLSVLTDIDFFQGADAYLQQARAACKLPVIRKDFMIDPYQIVEARALGADCVLLIVSALDDVKMAELAAVAKSVGLDVLVEVHDGDELERALKTLDTPLVGVNNRNLHTFEVSLENTLDLLPRIPRDRLVITESGIFNRADVELMEISDVYAFLVGEAFMRAESPGTELQRLFFPERGSAVSGSTLD
- the trpD gene encoding anthranilate phosphoribosyltransferase, which gives rise to MNIKTALSRIVDHLDLSTDEMRDVMREIMTGQCTDAQIGAFMMAMRMKSESIDEIVGAVSVMRELADKVELKTLDGVVDVVGTGGDGANIFNVSTASSFVVAAAGCTVAKHGNRAVSGKSGSADLLEAAGIYLNLTPVQVARCIDNVGIGFMFAQTHHSAMKYAAGPRKDLGLRTLFNMLGPLTNPAGVKHQVVGVFNQALCRPLAEVLQRLGSKHVLVVHSKDGLDEFSLAAPTFVAELKNDQITEYWVEPEDLGMKSQSLHGLSVDSPAASLELIRDALGKRKTENGQKAAEMIVLNAGAALYAADHATSLKEGVALAHDALHTGLAREKLEELGAFTAVFRVENEG
- the speD gene encoding adenosylmethionine decarboxylase, whose protein sequence is MKSKLKLHGFNNLTKTLSFNIYDICYAETPQDQQAYVEYINEEYNAKRLTQILTEVVDIIGANILNIASQDYDPQGASVTILISEEPVTPTDSQIEESPGPLPEIILAHLDKSHITVHTYPEIHPVDGIATFRVDIDVSTCGVISPLKALNFLIHQFDSDIVTVDYRVRGFTRDVEGKKHFIDHEINSIQNYLSEDTRDSYQMTDVNVYQENLFHTKMLLKNFELDNYLFGDATNSLSSEQRAQVTDRVKHEMLEIFYARNMPS
- a CDS encoding aminodeoxychorismate/anthranilate synthase component II encodes the protein MLLMIDNYDSFTYNVVQYLGELGSQVKVVRNDELTIAEIEALNPERIVVSPGPCTPTEAGISIEAIKHFAGKLPILGVCLGHQSIGQAFGGDVVRARQVMHGKTSPVFHEDKGVFEGLNHPLTVTRYHSLIVKRETLPDCLELTAWTQLEDGSVDEIMGLRHKTLNIEGVQFHPESILTEQGHELFANFLKQTGGTR
- a CDS encoding OsmC family protein translates to MKARIQWAGEAMFLGESGSGHVVVMDGPPEAGGRNLGVRPMEMLLLGVGGCSNFDVVSILKKSRQAVESCEAFLEAERATEDPKVFTKIHMHFVVKGRGLKEAQVKRAIELSAEKYCSASIMLGAAGVAITHDYEIIELG
- the coq7 gene encoding 2-polyprenyl-3-methyl-6-methoxy-1,4-benzoquinone monooxygenase, translating into MTTQRHYSPIDRLLLQADAAMRTLLPFSGQPYRPSPAIVQPEAQMSDEDTRHVAGLMRINHTGEVCAQALYQGQALTAKLPKVRAAMEHAAEEEIDHLVWCEQRIHQLGSHTSILNPLFYGMSFGIGAVAGLISDKVSLGFVAATEHQVCKHLNEHLEQLPAEDEKSRAILEQMRIDEEHHAESALEAGGFRFPAPVKFGMSLLAKVMTKSTYRI
- the crp gene encoding cAMP-activated global transcriptional regulator CRP codes for the protein MVAITPTPKIKNLDKLLMHCQRRRYAAKSNIICAGDRSETLFFIIKGSVTILIEDDDGREMIISYLNAGDFFGELGLFEQAGLEQERSAWVRAKIECEVAEISYAKFRELSQQDPDILYVLSGQIAQRLRNTTRKVGDLAFFDVTGRVARCLLELCKQPDAMTHPDGMQIKVTRQEIGRIVGCSREMVGRVLKDLEERNLVDVKGKTMVVFGTR